The following proteins are co-located in the Bacillus pumilus genome:
- a CDS encoding acyl-CoA synthetase, whose product MRITESYAAHAKMKPDHIAIIDEQESITYQDWHERVQTSAQWLNETAHQQKRVAFLVSNGASFLQIFAGAACAGWTAVPLDPRWSHEECVEKLLLSEADLVIIEDRYMRRFEKIKVDMLVLSLSEWKERMSLITHVQSNKHDTEEDPAFYMGFTSGSTGSPKAFMRRQHSWIESFRMTASEFGITHQDHVLILGTLLSSHFLYGAISTLYFGGTVTLLQKFTPEKGKAALERGDITAVYTVPTMTESLLQIDAFGDTPLLVISSGADWGISSKKQLVTNDPHVTFFDFYGTSELSFVSYLSSNDFLQKPTSVGRPFSTIQVEVRRADQTVCQPNETGRIYVKSPMSFSGYLHEEKQPEEWLTVYDMGWLDEDGYLYMSGRENGMIVYGGLNIFPEEIERVLNEQPEVKRSIVIGLPDPYWGEIPVAIIEQVQQTKSIRQAAKEKLAAYKIPKKWLVIDQMIETSGGKIARASMKKWAEDQLSCKQS is encoded by the coding sequence ATCACTTATCAAGATTGGCATGAGCGTGTGCAGACATCAGCACAGTGGCTAAATGAAACGGCTCATCAGCAAAAAAGAGTCGCTTTTTTAGTATCAAATGGTGCTTCTTTTCTACAAATATTTGCTGGAGCGGCTTGCGCAGGGTGGACAGCCGTTCCTCTTGATCCGAGATGGAGTCATGAAGAATGTGTAGAAAAGCTCTTGTTAAGTGAAGCAGATCTCGTCATTATTGAGGATCGATATATGAGAAGATTTGAAAAGATCAAGGTAGACATGCTTGTTCTTTCTTTATCTGAATGGAAAGAAAGAATGAGCCTTATCACACACGTTCAATCTAACAAACACGATACCGAGGAAGATCCTGCCTTTTATATGGGGTTTACTTCAGGATCAACGGGTTCACCCAAAGCCTTTATGAGGCGTCAGCATTCATGGATCGAGAGCTTTCGAATGACGGCCTCTGAATTTGGGATCACTCATCAAGATCATGTTCTCATTTTAGGCACACTTTTATCCTCTCATTTTTTATATGGTGCCATCAGTACACTATACTTTGGCGGCACGGTGACGCTATTACAAAAATTCACGCCAGAGAAAGGAAAGGCTGCCTTAGAAAGGGGAGACATCACTGCTGTTTATACGGTCCCTACCATGACAGAATCATTACTGCAAATTGATGCTTTCGGAGACACTCCGCTTCTCGTCATATCCTCTGGGGCGGATTGGGGAATCTCTTCAAAAAAACAACTAGTAACCAACGATCCACATGTCACATTTTTTGATTTTTATGGAACATCAGAGTTGAGTTTTGTCTCCTATTTATCTTCAAATGATTTTCTGCAAAAACCTACTTCTGTTGGACGGCCTTTCTCTACGATTCAAGTTGAAGTGAGACGAGCAGATCAAACCGTCTGTCAGCCAAATGAAACAGGGAGAATTTATGTGAAAAGCCCGATGTCTTTTTCAGGTTACTTACACGAGGAAAAACAGCCAGAGGAGTGGCTGACGGTCTATGATATGGGGTGGCTGGACGAAGATGGGTATTTGTATATGAGCGGCCGTGAGAATGGCATGATCGTCTATGGAGGACTGAATATTTTTCCAGAGGAAATTGAGCGTGTGCTAAATGAACAGCCAGAGGTGAAACGGTCGATCGTAATAGGCCTTCCTGATCCATATTGGGGTGAAATCCCTGTTGCCATTATTGAACAAGTACAGCAGACAAAGAGCATTAGGCAAGCTGCCAAAGAAAAACTGGCGGCTTATAAGATACCAAAAAAATGGCTTGTCATTGACCAAATGATCGAAACATCCGGCGGGAAAATCGCTCGTGCCAGCATGAAAAAGTGGGCGGAGGATCAATTGTCATGCAAGCAGTCATAG